The Gillisia sp. Hel_I_86 genome has a segment encoding these proteins:
- a CDS encoding metalloprotease: MDIIAVLNDSTHTFNIQHKIEYENASQDTLTSIYLNDWANSYKDKSTPLAKRFAEDYLRRFHFAREEERGHTRIYSINGENLKPYNWERPIDAADIIKIDLDEPLLPGKKQTINLLYSVKIPSDKFTRYGYDDQGNFKLNYWYVTPAVYKNEWEIYSDKNLGNQYTPPINVKIKLSTRPYLYVASPLKTDRFVTEDTYKTTYLSGTNSVSSQLYLTKSYRFESIQANSTEIVTNLEDEGLNNEIKGMLLSRIMGFLEKRLGDYPQASLMVTRDEYLNNPVYGLNQLPSFIRPFPDGFQYDIKQLKTITNQFIKNTILINPRNEQWVYDAIMISLMIDYVDEYYPNMKLIGNLSDVFGIRWFHASDLEFNDQYPFLYLHMARKNIDQPLTTAQDSLVKFNKNIANAYKAGTGLKYLEDYLQSNAVKNSISDFYKSNVLKPTSEQEFLNILQQNTDKDISWFEKDYINSSEKIDFKISKLQKTPDSLRVTIKNKRNTSMPISLYGLKEGKVVYKTWVEGITGTKEVTIPRDSIGRLALNYEGIAPEVNQRDNYRRVSTLLNRPLQFRLFQDVEDPRYNQFFFMPEFNYNLYDGISIGPKLYNKTFLNKNFEWKISPKFGFTSKTIVGSAGANYTSYLDDGNLFALKFGAGGTRFSYGYNLFYEKFTPFVGLYFRNSYLRDNQRQSLTFRNVNVKQDQDPFNPVEQPKYNVVNLGYNFSDTNLIDYFRGSVDYQIAKNFSKVSLTLEYRKLFKNNQQINLRFFAGTFLFNDETDNDYFSFALDRPTDYLFDYNYYGRSQASGLFSQQIIVAEGGFKSQLQPEFANQWITTANASTNLWKWIYVYGDVGLVKNESFKPTFVHDSGIRLSFVADYFEVFLPVYSNLGWEIGQKDYDQKVRFIVTLDINTLIRLFTREWY, translated from the coding sequence ATGGATATTATTGCGGTGTTGAATGATTCTACGCACACTTTTAATATCCAGCATAAAATTGAATATGAGAATGCGAGCCAAGATACATTAACTTCAATTTATTTAAATGATTGGGCCAATAGCTATAAGGATAAATCCACTCCCCTAGCCAAACGTTTTGCTGAAGATTATTTAAGAAGGTTCCATTTTGCTCGGGAAGAAGAACGGGGGCATACCAGAATATATAGTATTAACGGGGAAAACCTGAAGCCATATAATTGGGAACGGCCAATTGATGCGGCAGATATTATTAAAATAGATCTCGACGAACCCTTGTTGCCTGGAAAAAAACAAACTATAAATTTACTCTATTCTGTGAAAATCCCGTCAGACAAATTCACGAGATATGGATATGATGATCAAGGTAATTTCAAATTAAACTATTGGTATGTTACCCCTGCCGTATATAAAAATGAATGGGAAATCTATAGCGATAAAAACTTGGGAAATCAATACACACCCCCTATAAATGTCAAGATAAAACTATCCACCAGACCTTACTTGTATGTTGCTTCTCCACTTAAAACCGACAGGTTTGTTACCGAAGACACCTATAAAACCACGTATCTATCCGGCACAAATAGCGTCTCCTCCCAACTGTACCTTACAAAATCCTACAGGTTCGAATCTATTCAGGCAAACTCAACAGAGATCGTCACTAATCTAGAAGATGAAGGTTTGAATAATGAAATCAAGGGGATGCTGCTTTCCAGAATTATGGGTTTTCTGGAAAAAAGACTAGGAGATTATCCACAGGCTTCCCTCATGGTAACCAGAGACGAATATTTAAATAATCCTGTTTACGGTCTTAACCAGTTGCCAAGTTTTATAAGACCATTCCCAGATGGATTTCAATATGACATTAAGCAATTAAAGACCATTACCAATCAATTCATCAAAAACACTATTCTTATTAATCCAAGAAATGAACAATGGGTTTATGATGCCATTATGATTTCTCTTATGATAGATTATGTGGATGAATATTACCCTAACATGAAGCTAATTGGAAATTTAAGCGATGTATTTGGAATACGATGGTTTCATGCCTCCGACCTTGAATTTAACGATCAATATCCGTTTTTGTATTTGCACATGGCAAGAAAAAATATCGATCAGCCATTAACGACTGCACAAGATTCGTTGGTGAAATTCAACAAGAATATCGCCAATGCCTATAAAGCGGGAACAGGCTTAAAATATTTGGAAGATTACCTACAATCCAATGCCGTAAAAAATTCTATTTCAGATTTTTATAAATCCAACGTACTAAAACCAACCAGCGAGCAGGAATTTCTAAATATCCTTCAACAGAACACCGATAAGGATATATCCTGGTTTGAAAAAGATTATATCAACTCTAGTGAGAAAATTGATTTTAAGATAAGTAAGCTTCAGAAAACACCAGACTCGTTACGGGTAACAATAAAAAACAAAAGAAATACCAGCATGCCTATTTCACTTTATGGGCTAAAAGAGGGCAAGGTGGTGTACAAAACATGGGTCGAGGGGATAACGGGCACCAAAGAGGTTACAATTCCCAGGGACAGTATAGGCCGATTGGCATTGAATTATGAGGGAATTGCCCCAGAAGTTAACCAAAGAGATAATTATAGAAGAGTAAGTACTTTATTAAACAGGCCGTTACAGTTTAGGTTGTTCCAAGATGTAGAAGATCCAAGATATAACCAGTTTTTCTTTATGCCCGAGTTTAATTACAACTTATATGATGGTATTTCCATAGGACCAAAACTTTATAATAAGACCTTTCTTAATAAGAATTTTGAATGGAAAATATCGCCCAAATTTGGGTTTACGAGTAAAACCATTGTAGGATCGGCTGGAGCAAATTATACAAGCTACCTGGACGATGGAAATCTTTTTGCTTTAAAATTTGGAGCGGGAGGTACAAGATTCTCTTATGGCTACAATCTATTTTACGAAAAATTCACTCCTTTTGTGGGGCTCTACTTTAGGAACTCCTATTTAAGAGACAATCAGCGGCAGTCTTTAACCTTTCGAAATGTAAATGTAAAACAAGATCAAGATCCATTCAATCCTGTAGAACAGCCTAAATATAATGTGGTAAATTTAGGATATAATTTTAGTGACACCAATCTTATAGATTATTTTAGAGGGAGTGTAGATTACCAAATAGCCAAGAATTTCAGTAAAGTTTCCTTAACTTTAGAATACCGAAAATTATTTAAGAACAACCAGCAAATCAATTTGAGGTTCTTCGCGGGTACTTTTCTTTTTAATGATGAGACAGATAACGATTATTTCAGTTTTGCGCTCGATCGCCCTACAGATTATCTTTTCGACTACAATTACTATGGAAGAAGCCAAGCTAGCGGATTATTTAGTCAGCAAATTATCGTTGCCGAAGGGGGGTTTAAATCCCAGTTACAACCAGAATTTGCTAACCAATGGATCACTACTGCCAACGCTAGCACCAATCTTTGGAAATGGATCTATGTGTATGGTGATGTTGGCCTGGTGAAAAATGAAAGTTTTAAACCCACATTTGTGCACGATTCTGGAATCCGATTGAGTTTTGTAGCCGACTATTTTGAAGTTTTCTTGCCCGTTTATTCCAATCTTGGTTGGGAAATAGGACAAAAAGATTATGACCAAAAAGTCAGGTTCATCGTAACTTTGGATATAAACACGCTTATTAGATTGTTTACCAGAGAATGGTATTAG